Proteins encoded within one genomic window of Arachis ipaensis cultivar K30076 chromosome B08, Araip1.1, whole genome shotgun sequence:
- the LOC107611998 gene encoding oxidation resistance protein 1-like isoform X1 → MDWFQMLVITFQVVGDQRGAVFGSLVEAPLRPSNKKYQGTNSTFVFTNISGHPVIYRPTGLTRYFTLCNSEFLAIGGGSHFAVYLDGDLLNGSRSVSETYENPCLANSQDFEVKEVEVLMQLLRFFSHAHNVTHSFILSFLSFSGC, encoded by the exons ATGGATTGGTTCCAAATGTTAGTTATTACATTTCAGGTTGTCGGAGACCAAAGAGGAGCAGTGTTTGGAAGCTTAGTCGAAGCGCCTCTTAGACCATCCAACAAGAAATACCAG GGAACAAATAGTACATTTGTTTTCACAAATATTTCTGGCCATCCTGTTATATATCGTCCAACAG GGTTAACCCGCTATTTCACACTATGCAACAGTGAGTTCTTAGCAATTGGAGGGGGAAGCCATTTTGCGGTTTATTTGGATGGTGATTT ATTGAATGGCTCAAGGTCGGTCTCGGAAACCTACGAAAATCCTTGTCTTGCGAATTCTCAAGATTTTGAAGTGAAGGAAGTAGAGGTGCTCATGCAACTTCTTCGATTCTTCTCACATGCACACAATGTTACACACTCCTTCATcctttcttttttatctttttctggTTGCTAA
- the LOC107611998 gene encoding oxidation resistance protein 1-like isoform X2 gives MDWFQMLVITFQVVGDQRGAVFGSLVEAPLRPSNKKYQGTNSTFVFTNISGHPVIYRPTGLTRYFTLCNSEFLAIGGGSHFAVYLDGDLLNGSRSVSETYENPCLANSQDFEVKEVELWGFVYASKYDEVLAFNITEAPGICRW, from the exons ATGGATTGGTTCCAAATGTTAGTTATTACATTTCAGGTTGTCGGAGACCAAAGAGGAGCAGTGTTTGGAAGCTTAGTCGAAGCGCCTCTTAGACCATCCAACAAGAAATACCAG GGAACAAATAGTACATTTGTTTTCACAAATATTTCTGGCCATCCTGTTATATATCGTCCAACAG GGTTAACCCGCTATTTCACACTATGCAACAGTGAGTTCTTAGCAATTGGAGGGGGAAGCCATTTTGCGGTTTATTTGGATGGTGATTT ATTGAATGGCTCAAGGTCGGTCTCGGAAACCTACGAAAATCCTTGTCTTGCGAATTCTCAAGATTTTGAAGTGAAGGAAGTAGAG TTATGGGGCTTTGTGTATGCTTCCAAATATGATGAAGTACTTGCATTTAACATAACAGAGGCACCTGGCATCTGTCGATGGTAA